Proteins from a single region of Salvelinus sp. IW2-2015 linkage group LG4p, ASM291031v2, whole genome shotgun sequence:
- the LOC111960583 gene encoding B-cell lymphoma/leukemia 11A-like isoform X1, with amino-acid sequence MSRRKQGSRPQHLSAIQDAPEPLDAVTPSLEERGSLPRVRGIEEGRDLLTCGQCSQAFPLAHILAFIQHKQGGCRSRNHAPNTHTPPSPANRTQRRGDVTQVEAGFVELRRVTDRSRGEEHSVKVKMEPNRTEEPSYFTCQLCECVLPSAWALLQHAQHTHSFSIYQEDGEQEKDDEEKMGRWGHQHSKPAATLDPCQLSHTLATAFHPSVLRLPRIFSPRQNRRPASQASSIPSSRERQALNFCLRELAEGGNNTTILTTAGDLVTSPSPSPPASSSYPQCGPAQAGFPCELCGQGFQSLRSLSAHRRTHACERPYHCGLCDQAFAQSGQLARHMRSHRGETGGGYEGVEVGLVGEDEGGRQGMRERFVMQGAGERVLSGGPGERETSELDISQSKPHSPGSGLILLSSQPGGPDMSLLRLFQPQGELADDEVEGQEEPQHASPCASPSEGSLESGETGGSGESGIASGNCTPKRPEREDRAPVGWESERDGEMADGEKEWLAGGSSEVVQEWQRESERRGGNGSNSGNNDGGSGKKKKEEACEYCGKQFRNSSNLTVHRRSHTGERPYQCGLCSYACAQSSKLTRHMKTHGAHGARAPFLCQLCGVPFTVYATLEKHLKKVHGLSHSSVGAYTQASAADANWALVKMEDGLVIKMEDEASTDQTESNMAAIDVGVEAEENQKGEVDGTVSPAIVEDSVGELPTEGSVDVGLV; translated from the exons ATGTCCAGACGCAAACAAGGCAGCCGACCGCAACACCTGAGTGCAATTCAAG aTGCCCCTGAGCCCTTGGACGCTGTCACTCCATCATTGGAGGAGAGGGGGTCCCTTCCCCGGGTCAGGGGTATTGAGGAGGGTCGTGACCTGCTGACCTGTGGGCAGTGCAGCCAGGCCTTCCCTCTCGCCCACATCCTGGCCTTCATCCAGCACAAACAGGGGGGCTGCCGCTCCCGGAATCATGCCCCCAACAcccacacccctccctccccagccAACCGGACACAGCGACGCGGTGATGTCACTCAGGTAGAGGCTGGGTTCGTGGAGCTGAGGAGAGTGACGGACAGGTCCAGAGGGGAGGAGCATAGTGTGAAGGTGAAGATGGAGCCTAACAGAACAG AAGAGCCGTCCTACTTTACCTGccaactgtgtgagtgtgtgttgcccTCTGCCTGGGCCCTGCTCCAACACGCCCAGCACACACACTCCTTCAGCATCTACCAGGAGGACGGTGAGCAGGAGAAGGATGACGAGGAGAAGATGGGAAGATGGGGTCACCAGCACTCCAAACCTGCAGCTACCCTGGATCCCTGTCAACTGAGCCACACCCTGGCCACTGCCTTCCACCCTTCCGTTCTGCGTCTGCCCCGCATCTTCAGTCCTCGTCAGAACCGCAGGCCAGCTTCTCAGGCCAGCTCTATCCCTTCCTCCAGAGAACGACAGGCCCTCAACTtctgtctgagagagctggctgaggGCGGTAACAACACCACCATCCTCACCACCGCTGGAGATCTGGTCACCTCTCCGTCGCCATCCCCCCCGGCCTCCTCTTCCTACCCCCAGTGCGGACCCGCCCAGGCGGGGTTTCCCTGTGAGCTGTGTGGCCAGGGTTTCCAGTCCCTACGCAGCCTGTCAGCCCACCGGAGGACCCACGCATGTGAGCGGCCCTACCACTGTGGCTTGTGTGACCAGGCCTTTGCCCAGAGTGGTCAGCTGGCTCGCCACATGAGGAGTCACCgcggagagacaggagggggctacgagggggtggaggtggggctggtaggggaggatgaggggggtcggcaggggatgagagagaggtttGTAATGcagggggcaggagagagggtGTTGAGTGGAGGACCAGGGGAGAGGGAGACCTCTGAGTTGGACATATCCCAGTCCAAGCCTCACTCCCCAGGCTCTGGACTGATCCTGCTCTCTTCCCAGCCTGGAGGTCCAGACATGAGCCTGCTCAGGCTGTTCCAACCCCAGGGAGAGTTGGCGGACGATGAGGTGGAGGGACAAGAGGAGCCCCAGCACGCGTCCCCCTGCGCCAGCCCCTCAGAGGGGTCACTGGAAAGCGGAGAGACTGGGGGCAGTGGGGAGAGTGGCATTGCCAGCGGAAACTGCACCCCCAAACGgccggagagggaggacagggctCCGGTAGGGTGGGAGAGCGAGCGGGACGGAGAGATGgcggatggagagaaggagtggCTTGCAGGCGGGAGCAGCGAGGTGGTCCAGGAGTGGCAGAGGGAGAGCGAACGGAGAGGAGGAAACGGCAGTAACAGTGGTAACAACGACGGGGGGtcagggaagaagaagaaggaggaggccTGTGAGTACTGTGGGAAACAGTTCCGGAACAGCAGCAACCTGACGGTGCACCGGCGCAGCCACACGGGAGAACGGCCCTACCAGTGTGGCCTGTGCAGCTACGCATGCGCCCAGAGCTCCAAGCTCACACGCCACATGAAGACCCACGGCGCCCACGGGGCCCGTGCCCCGTTCCTGTGCCAGCTGTGCGGGGTGCCCTTCACTGTGTACGCTACCCTGGAGAAACACCTGAAGAAGGTGCATGGGCTKAGCCATTCCAGCGTCGGGGCCTACACCCAGGCCAGTGCAGCTGATGCCAACTGGGCCCTTGTCAAAATGGAGGACGGGTTGGTCATCAAGATGGAGGATGAAGCCAGCACGGACCAGACAGAAAGCAACATGGCTGCCATCGATGTGGGAGTGGAGGCTGAGGAGAACCAGAAAGGGGAGGTGGATGGTACTGTTAGCCCAGCCATAGTGGAGGATAGTGTGGGTGAGCTTCCTACTGAAGGCAGTGTGGATGTGGGCTTGGTGTAA
- the LOC111960583 gene encoding B-cell lymphoma/leukemia 11A-like isoform X2, giving the protein MSRRKQGSRPQHLSAIQDAPEPLDAVTPSLEERGSLPRVRGIEEGRDLLTCGQCSQAFPLAHILAFIQHKQGGCRSRNHAPNTHTPPSPANRTQRRGDVTQVEAGFVELRRVTDRSRGEEHSVKVKMEPNRTEPSYFTCQLCECVLPSAWALLQHAQHTHSFSIYQEDGEQEKDDEEKMGRWGHQHSKPAATLDPCQLSHTLATAFHPSVLRLPRIFSPRQNRRPASQASSIPSSRERQALNFCLRELAEGGNNTTILTTAGDLVTSPSPSPPASSSYPQCGPAQAGFPCELCGQGFQSLRSLSAHRRTHACERPYHCGLCDQAFAQSGQLARHMRSHRGETGGGYEGVEVGLVGEDEGGRQGMRERFVMQGAGERVLSGGPGERETSELDISQSKPHSPGSGLILLSSQPGGPDMSLLRLFQPQGELADDEVEGQEEPQHASPCASPSEGSLESGETGGSGESGIASGNCTPKRPEREDRAPVGWESERDGEMADGEKEWLAGGSSEVVQEWQRESERRGGNGSNSGNNDGGSGKKKKEEACEYCGKQFRNSSNLTVHRRSHTGERPYQCGLCSYACAQSSKLTRHMKTHGAHGARAPFLCQLCGVPFTVYATLEKHLKKVHGLSHSSVGAYTQASAADANWALVKMEDGLVIKMEDEASTDQTESNMAAIDVGVEAEENQKGEVDGTVSPAIVEDSVGELPTEGSVDVGLV; this is encoded by the exons ATGTCCAGACGCAAACAAGGCAGCCGACCGCAACACCTGAGTGCAATTCAAG aTGCCCCTGAGCCCTTGGACGCTGTCACTCCATCATTGGAGGAGAGGGGGTCCCTTCCCCGGGTCAGGGGTATTGAGGAGGGTCGTGACCTGCTGACCTGTGGGCAGTGCAGCCAGGCCTTCCCTCTCGCCCACATCCTGGCCTTCATCCAGCACAAACAGGGGGGCTGCCGCTCCCGGAATCATGCCCCCAACAcccacacccctccctccccagccAACCGGACACAGCGACGCGGTGATGTCACTCAGGTAGAGGCTGGGTTCGTGGAGCTGAGGAGAGTGACGGACAGGTCCAGAGGGGAGGAGCATAGTGTGAAGGTGAAGATGGAGCCTAACAGAACAG AGCCGTCCTACTTTACCTGccaactgtgtgagtgtgtgttgcccTCTGCCTGGGCCCTGCTCCAACACGCCCAGCACACACACTCCTTCAGCATCTACCAGGAGGACGGTGAGCAGGAGAAGGATGACGAGGAGAAGATGGGAAGATGGGGTCACCAGCACTCCAAACCTGCAGCTACCCTGGATCCCTGTCAACTGAGCCACACCCTGGCCACTGCCTTCCACCCTTCCGTTCTGCGTCTGCCCCGCATCTTCAGTCCTCGTCAGAACCGCAGGCCAGCTTCTCAGGCCAGCTCTATCCCTTCCTCCAGAGAACGACAGGCCCTCAACTtctgtctgagagagctggctgaggGCGGTAACAACACCACCATCCTCACCACCGCTGGAGATCTGGTCACCTCTCCGTCGCCATCCCCCCCGGCCTCCTCTTCCTACCCCCAGTGCGGACCCGCCCAGGCGGGGTTTCCCTGTGAGCTGTGTGGCCAGGGTTTCCAGTCCCTACGCAGCCTGTCAGCCCACCGGAGGACCCACGCATGTGAGCGGCCCTACCACTGTGGCTTGTGTGACCAGGCCTTTGCCCAGAGTGGTCAGCTGGCTCGCCACATGAGGAGTCACCgcggagagacaggagggggctacgagggggtggaggtggggctggtaggggaggatgaggggggtcggcaggggatgagagagaggtttGTAATGcagggggcaggagagagggtGTTGAGTGGAGGACCAGGGGAGAGGGAGACCTCTGAGTTGGACATATCCCAGTCCAAGCCTCACTCCCCAGGCTCTGGACTGATCCTGCTCTCTTCCCAGCCTGGAGGTCCAGACATGAGCCTGCTCAGGCTGTTCCAACCCCAGGGAGAGTTGGCGGACGATGAGGTGGAGGGACAAGAGGAGCCCCAGCACGCGTCCCCCTGCGCCAGCCCCTCAGAGGGGTCACTGGAAAGCGGAGAGACTGGGGGCAGTGGGGAGAGTGGCATTGCCAGCGGAAACTGCACCCCCAAACGgccggagagggaggacagggctCCGGTAGGGTGGGAGAGCGAGCGGGACGGAGAGATGgcggatggagagaaggagtggCTTGCAGGCGGGAGCAGCGAGGTGGTCCAGGAGTGGCAGAGGGAGAGCGAACGGAGAGGAGGAAACGGCAGTAACAGTGGTAACAACGACGGGGGGtcagggaagaagaagaaggaggaggccTGTGAGTACTGTGGGAAACAGTTCCGGAACAGCAGCAACCTGACGGTGCACCGGCGCAGCCACACGGGAGAACGGCCCTACCAGTGTGGCCTGTGCAGCTACGCATGCGCCCAGAGCTCCAAGCTCACACGCCACATGAAGACCCACGGCGCCCACGGGGCCCGTGCCCCGTTCCTGTGCCAGCTGTGCGGGGTGCCCTTCACTGTGTACGCTACCCTGGAGAAACACCTGAAGAAGGTGCATGGGCTKAGCCATTCCAGCGTCGGGGCCTACACCCAGGCCAGTGCAGCTGATGCCAACTGGGCCCTTGTCAAAATGGAGGACGGGTTGGTCATCAAGATGGAGGATGAAGCCAGCACGGACCAGACAGAAAGCAACATGGCTGCCATCGATGTGGGAGTGGAGGCTGAGGAGAACCAGAAAGGGGAGGTGGATGGTACTGTTAGCCCAGCCATAGTGGAGGATAGTGTGGGTGAGCTTCCTACTGAAGGCAGTGTGGATGTGGGCTTGGTGTAA